A part of Chanodichthys erythropterus isolate Z2021 chromosome 4, ASM2448905v1, whole genome shotgun sequence genomic DNA contains:
- the trmt1l gene encoding TRMT1-like protein isoform X2, with amino-acid sequence MAELKEVDAEQLHQEDANIKDTGADTSEMLAESVERDQAPTQAAATNPVKTEAKNGQTSSAVVSERHVSIQTTLEGLETLVDLNGAGRKSCPLCPEEKFKACYSHKLRRHLQNLHWKVYVEFEGQRMCICHLPCRQLKSSLGSDQTQSRLVAHYHCVVCSVTIARKTDMISHLKRHFNKGETEASYSGSSDVPFEEPVPCGQAYEIMKELGTNVQLLPNHTTPQKTDTYFSRKMKTNRQLVFCSLAVLAEERNPLECLDAFGATGIMGLQWAKHLRNSVKVTINDISEACVKMIKENCHLNHIRVEGARTGRQLDGAGDADSPVASVEVVKMDANVIMHLRPFDYMAAARCNKGIEVLLAVALEHFVLVVVRVLRGPTQADESAKKLRQLLHCQWCEERVFLKPGSMVEENLYRQLPCQCHGSMPGKTAVEIGPLWAGPLFNTGFLRRMLVATVQHNMEDIQPVVKTLICEADCTTLKPFPVPGFSALSNQVECGVVIKTLQKVEEADTSDQSGKRKTTGEDCGNVLKKVKSDTSLEHPAFYYSIHRHSIRGMNMPKLNKFLQYLTEAGFRVSRTHFDPTGVRTDATLAQFKEVLTKYSVPTYSSTPQSSAVSSDRRQTL; translated from the exons ATGGCGGAGCTCAAGGAGGTGGACGCCGAGCAACTTCACCAGGAGGACGCCAATATAAAAg ACACTGGGGCTGATACTAGTGAGATGCTTGCTGAATCTGTGGAGCGTGATCAAGCGCCCACTCAAGCAGCAGCTACTAATCCAGTGAAAACAGAGGCCAAAAATGGACAGACATCCTCCGCTGTTGTGTCAG AAAGACATGTCTCTATTCAAACCACACTGGAGGGGCTTGAAACGCTTGTGGATTTAAATGGAG CCGGGAGAAAGTCTTGTCCATTGTGTCCGGAAGAGAAATTTAAGGCCTGTTACAGTCATAAACTTAGACGACACCTGCAGAACCTGCACTGGAAAGTTTATGTGGAATTTGAAG GCCAAAGGATGTGCATCTGCCATCTGCCTTGCCGACAACTCAAGTCCAGTCTAGGCTCTGACCAG ACTCAAAGCAGACTTGTGGCTCACTACCACTGTGTGGTTTGTTCAGTGACTATTGCTCGCAAGACAGACATGATCAGTCATCTCAAACGCCACTTCAACAAGGGTGAGACAGAGGCCAGCTATTCAGGCAGCTCAGATGTACCCTTTGAAGAACCTG TCCCATGTGGACAGGCTTATGAGATTATGAAAGAATTGGGCACCAATGTCCAGCTCCTGCCCAACCACACCACACCCCAGAAGACAGACACCTACTTCAGCCGCAAGATGAAGACAAACAG GCAGCTGGTGTTCTGCTCTCTCGCTGTTCTTGCTGAGGAAAGGAATCCACTCGAATGTCTCGATGCCTTTGGAGCGACTG GTATCATGGGTTTGCAGTGGGCAAAGCATCTGCGCAACTCTGTAAAGGTTACAATAAATGACATAAGCGAAGCTTGCGTGAAGATGATTAAGGAGAACTGTCATCTGAACCACATCCGAGTAGAGGGTGCTCGTACGGGCCGGCAGCTAGACGGAGCGGGAGATGCAGACTCGCCCGTTGCCTCCGTGGAGGTGGTGAAGATGGACGCCAATGTCATCATGCACCTGAGACCCTTTGACTACAT GGCGGCCGCACGCTGCAACAAAGGGATTGAAGTGCTGTTGGCCGTGGCTCTTGAGCACTTTGTCCTCGTAGTGGTGCGAGTTCTTAGAGGGCCCACCCAGGCAGACGAGTCCGCTAAGAAACTGCGGCAGCTGTTGCACTGCCAGTGGTGTGAAGAAAGGGTGTTTCTCAAGCCAGGAAGCATGGTGGAAG AAAACCTGTACAGACAACTGCCCTGCCAGTGCCATGGGAGTATGCCAGGAAAAACGGCGGTAGAGATTGGACCACTTTG GGCTGGTCCTCTGTTTAACACTGGATTTCTGAGGCGGATGTTGGTGGCAACAGTGCAGCACAATATGGAAGACATCCAGCCTGTGGTGAAGACGCTCATCTGTGAAGCTGACTGCACCACTCTCAAACCTTTCCCGGTCCCAGGATTCTCTGCCTTATCCAATCAAG TGGAGTGTGGTGTGGTCATAAAAACTTTACAGAAGGTTGAAGAGGCGGATACATCTGACCAGTCGG GGAAAAGAAAGACCACAGGGGAGGACTGTGGGAATGTGCTGAAGAAAGTCAAATCAGATACATCTTTGGAGCATCCAGCGTTCTACTACAGCATCCATCGGCACAGCATCCGCGGCATGAACATGCCTAA GTTGAATAAGTTCCTGCAGTATCTCACAGAGGCCGGGTTCAGAGTGAGCCGCACACACTTTGACCCAACAGGCGTGCGGACCGACGCCACCCTGGCACAGTTTAAGGAAGTGCTTACAAAATACAGTGTGCCTACCTACTCATCCACCCCTCAGAGCAGCGCTGTCAGCTCAGACCGACGTCAAACTCTCTGA
- the trmt1l gene encoding TRMT1-like protein isoform X1, translated as MAELKEVDAEQLHQEDANIKDTGADTSEMLAESVERDQAPTQAAATNPVKTEAKNGQTSSAVVSERHVSIQTTLEGLETLVDLNGAGRKSCPLCPEEKFKACYSHKLRRHLQNLHWKVYVEFEGQRMCICHLPCRQLKSSLGSDQTQSRLVAHYHCVVCSVTIARKTDMISHLKRHFNKGETEASYSGSSDVPFEEPVPCGQAYEIMKELGTNVQLLPNHTTPQKTDTYFSRKMKTNRQLVFCSLAVLAEERNPLECLDAFGATGIMGLQWAKHLRNSVKVTINDISEACVKMIKENCHLNHIRVEGARTGRQLDGAGDADSPVASVEVVKMDANVIMHLRPFDYIHLDPFGTSVNYLDAAFRNVRNLGIVSVTSTDTGSLYSKSLNVTLRHYGCQIVRTEYYRELAARMVLASVARAAARCNKGIEVLLAVALEHFVLVVVRVLRGPTQADESAKKLRQLLHCQWCEERVFLKPGSMVEENLYRQLPCQCHGSMPGKTAVEIGPLWAGPLFNTGFLRRMLVATVQHNMEDIQPVVKTLICEADCTTLKPFPVPGFSALSNQVECGVVIKTLQKVEEADTSDQSGKRKTTGEDCGNVLKKVKSDTSLEHPAFYYSIHRHSIRGMNMPKLNKFLQYLTEAGFRVSRTHFDPTGVRTDATLAQFKEVLTKYSVPTYSSTPQSSAVSSDRRQTL; from the exons ATGGCGGAGCTCAAGGAGGTGGACGCCGAGCAACTTCACCAGGAGGACGCCAATATAAAAg ACACTGGGGCTGATACTAGTGAGATGCTTGCTGAATCTGTGGAGCGTGATCAAGCGCCCACTCAAGCAGCAGCTACTAATCCAGTGAAAACAGAGGCCAAAAATGGACAGACATCCTCCGCTGTTGTGTCAG AAAGACATGTCTCTATTCAAACCACACTGGAGGGGCTTGAAACGCTTGTGGATTTAAATGGAG CCGGGAGAAAGTCTTGTCCATTGTGTCCGGAAGAGAAATTTAAGGCCTGTTACAGTCATAAACTTAGACGACACCTGCAGAACCTGCACTGGAAAGTTTATGTGGAATTTGAAG GCCAAAGGATGTGCATCTGCCATCTGCCTTGCCGACAACTCAAGTCCAGTCTAGGCTCTGACCAG ACTCAAAGCAGACTTGTGGCTCACTACCACTGTGTGGTTTGTTCAGTGACTATTGCTCGCAAGACAGACATGATCAGTCATCTCAAACGCCACTTCAACAAGGGTGAGACAGAGGCCAGCTATTCAGGCAGCTCAGATGTACCCTTTGAAGAACCTG TCCCATGTGGACAGGCTTATGAGATTATGAAAGAATTGGGCACCAATGTCCAGCTCCTGCCCAACCACACCACACCCCAGAAGACAGACACCTACTTCAGCCGCAAGATGAAGACAAACAG GCAGCTGGTGTTCTGCTCTCTCGCTGTTCTTGCTGAGGAAAGGAATCCACTCGAATGTCTCGATGCCTTTGGAGCGACTG GTATCATGGGTTTGCAGTGGGCAAAGCATCTGCGCAACTCTGTAAAGGTTACAATAAATGACATAAGCGAAGCTTGCGTGAAGATGATTAAGGAGAACTGTCATCTGAACCACATCCGAGTAGAGGGTGCTCGTACGGGCCGGCAGCTAGACGGAGCGGGAGATGCAGACTCGCCCGTTGCCTCCGTGGAGGTGGTGAAGATGGACGCCAATGTCATCATGCACCTGAGACCCTTTGACTACAT ACACCTTGACCCATTTGGAACGTCTGTAAACTATTTGGATGCTGCTTTTCGCAACGTTCGGAACCTGGGCATAGTCTCTGTGACGTCGACAGACACCGGTTCGCTTTACTCTAAATCCCTGAACGTGACACTTCGACATTACGGTTGCCAGATAGTCCGAACCGAGTATTACAGGGAACTGGCAGCACGTATGGTATTGGCATCAGTTGCCAG GGCGGCCGCACGCTGCAACAAAGGGATTGAAGTGCTGTTGGCCGTGGCTCTTGAGCACTTTGTCCTCGTAGTGGTGCGAGTTCTTAGAGGGCCCACCCAGGCAGACGAGTCCGCTAAGAAACTGCGGCAGCTGTTGCACTGCCAGTGGTGTGAAGAAAGGGTGTTTCTCAAGCCAGGAAGCATGGTGGAAG AAAACCTGTACAGACAACTGCCCTGCCAGTGCCATGGGAGTATGCCAGGAAAAACGGCGGTAGAGATTGGACCACTTTG GGCTGGTCCTCTGTTTAACACTGGATTTCTGAGGCGGATGTTGGTGGCAACAGTGCAGCACAATATGGAAGACATCCAGCCTGTGGTGAAGACGCTCATCTGTGAAGCTGACTGCACCACTCTCAAACCTTTCCCGGTCCCAGGATTCTCTGCCTTATCCAATCAAG TGGAGTGTGGTGTGGTCATAAAAACTTTACAGAAGGTTGAAGAGGCGGATACATCTGACCAGTCGG GGAAAAGAAAGACCACAGGGGAGGACTGTGGGAATGTGCTGAAGAAAGTCAAATCAGATACATCTTTGGAGCATCCAGCGTTCTACTACAGCATCCATCGGCACAGCATCCGCGGCATGAACATGCCTAA GTTGAATAAGTTCCTGCAGTATCTCACAGAGGCCGGGTTCAGAGTGAGCCGCACACACTTTGACCCAACAGGCGTGCGGACCGACGCCACCCTGGCACAGTTTAAGGAAGTGCTTACAAAATACAGTGTGCCTACCTACTCATCCACCCCTCAGAGCAGCGCTGTCAGCTCAGACCGACGTCAAACTCTCTGA